One Streptomyces lincolnensis genomic region harbors:
- the fdxA gene encoding ferredoxin: protein MTYVIAQPCVDVKDKACIEECPVDCIYEGSRSLYIHPDECVDCGACEPVCPVEAIFYEDDTPDEWKDYYKANVEFFDELGSPGGASKLGLIERDHPFIAALPPQA from the coding sequence GTGACCTACGTCATCGCGCAGCCTTGTGTCGACGTGAAGGACAAGGCCTGCATCGAGGAGTGCCCGGTCGACTGCATCTACGAGGGCTCCCGGTCCTTGTACATCCACCCGGACGAATGCGTCGACTGTGGCGCCTGTGAGCCGGTCTGCCCGGTTGAGGCGATCTTCTACGAGGACGACACCCCGGATGAGTGGAAGGACTACTACAAGGCGAACGTCGAGTTCTTCGACGAGCTCGGTTCGCCCGGTGGCGCCAGCAAGCTGGGTCTGATCGAGCGGGACCACCCGTTCATCGCCGCACTGCCGCCGCAGGCCTGA
- a CDS encoding heavy metal transporter, with the protein MPEQSPPSKRRGRLFRCGAAFVVLCAVAGYLVVQYVTGGGGAPGCRVVSGTGAGKTYEFTPEQAVNAATIAAVGTGRGMPERAVTIALATALQESALRNISHGDRDSLGLFQQRPSQGWGTPKEIMDPTYSANLFYEHLAKVRDYQDLPLTVAAQRVQRSGFPTAYAKHEPDATLLAAALTGESAATLTCAGRPGTAQAAGADAVRSALVRDFGRDVLDTAAAEVGAAESPAPSADAGDGRTVTLPVTADTTPGSGRTLEQRGWQLAHWAVANASALRIERVTYAGRQWTAGNTDSQWRPTGTGAGTAGAERNTGAVRIVTAQ; encoded by the coding sequence ATGCCAGAGCAGTCCCCTCCTTCCAAGCGTCGTGGCCGCCTCTTCCGTTGCGGGGCGGCCTTCGTGGTCCTGTGCGCTGTCGCCGGTTACCTGGTGGTTCAGTACGTGACGGGCGGAGGAGGTGCCCCGGGATGCAGAGTCGTCTCGGGCACGGGAGCGGGCAAGACGTACGAGTTCACGCCCGAGCAGGCGGTGAACGCGGCGACGATCGCCGCCGTCGGCACCGGGCGCGGGATGCCGGAGCGGGCCGTGACGATCGCGCTGGCCACCGCGCTCCAGGAGTCGGCGCTGCGCAACATCAGCCACGGCGACCGTGACTCGCTCGGCCTGTTCCAGCAGCGGCCCTCGCAGGGCTGGGGCACGCCGAAGGAGATCATGGACCCGACGTACTCGGCGAACCTCTTCTACGAGCACCTCGCCAAGGTCCGCGACTACCAGGACCTTCCGCTGACCGTGGCCGCACAGCGGGTGCAGCGCAGCGGCTTCCCGACGGCGTACGCGAAGCACGAGCCGGACGCCACGCTGCTCGCCGCCGCCCTCACCGGGGAGTCGGCGGCCACACTGACCTGCGCCGGGCGCCCGGGCACCGCGCAGGCCGCCGGTGCGGACGCGGTGCGCTCCGCCCTCGTACGGGACTTCGGGCGGGACGTGCTGGACACGGCCGCCGCCGAGGTGGGTGCCGCGGAGTCGCCGGCACCCTCCGCGGACGCGGGTGACGGGCGGACCGTGACGCTGCCCGTGACCGCCGACACCACCCCCGGCTCCGGCCGCACCCTGGAACAGCGCGGCTGGCAGCTGGCGCACTGGGCGGTGGCCAACGCCTCCGCGCTGCGCATCGAGCGGGTCACGTACGCCGGGCGGCAGTGGACGGCCGGGAACACCGACAGCCAGTGGCGCCCGACCGGCACGGGGGCCGGGACCGCGGGGGCGGAGCGGAACACGGGCGCCGTCCGCATCGTGACGGCGCAGTAG
- a CDS encoding transglutaminase-like domain-containing protein has protein sequence MRTPQPPPPERSAELRRRFAEEARSERPDLSALCLLVGAQADGTLDEAGLDAAQIELDELAGQLPFRPGGPRSWAVALRELLGDRCGFRGAPVDYQRLESSLLHEVLRRRRGLPILLSVVWMEVARRAGAPVYGVALPGHFVVGFGPPEEQVLADPFDGGRVLTGGDAQLLVAGATGAALDPSMLGPAEPLEVVLRILNNVRAWAAARPERSDVALWAVELSLLLPSHPARLRYERAQLLVQRGDFLAGASELEAYAEVVGGVDEAAAARVRRQAHAARSMLN, from the coding sequence ATGCGTACCCCCCAGCCCCCGCCGCCCGAACGGTCCGCCGAGTTGAGGAGGCGGTTCGCCGAAGAGGCGCGCTCCGAGCGGCCCGACCTGTCGGCGCTGTGCCTGCTGGTCGGCGCTCAGGCGGACGGGACGCTGGACGAGGCCGGGCTGGACGCGGCGCAGATCGAACTGGACGAGCTGGCCGGACAGCTGCCGTTCCGGCCCGGCGGGCCGCGGTCCTGGGCGGTGGCACTGCGGGAGCTGCTGGGCGACCGCTGTGGTTTCCGCGGGGCGCCCGTCGACTACCAGCGGCTGGAGTCCTCGCTGCTGCACGAGGTGCTGCGGCGCAGGCGCGGGCTGCCGATCCTGCTGTCCGTGGTGTGGATGGAGGTCGCGCGCAGGGCGGGGGCTCCGGTGTACGGGGTGGCGCTGCCGGGGCACTTCGTGGTCGGGTTCGGGCCGCCGGAGGAGCAGGTGCTGGCCGATCCGTTCGACGGGGGGCGGGTGTTGACCGGGGGCGATGCCCAGTTGCTGGTCGCGGGGGCGACGGGGGCCGCGCTGGATCCCTCGATGCTCGGTCCCGCGGAGCCTTTGGAGGTGGTGCTGCGGATCCTGAACAACGTGCGGGCGTGGGCCGCGGCCCGGCCGGAACGCTCGGATGTGGCGTTGTGGGCCGTCGAGTTGTCGCTGCTGCTGCCGTCGCATCCCGCGCGGTTGCGGTACGAGCGGGCGCAGTTGCTGGTGCAGCGGGGCGATTTCCTGGCGGGTGCCTCGGAGTTGGAGGCGTACGCCGAGGTGGTGGGCGGGGTGGACGAGGCCGCGGCGGCTCGGGTGCGGCGGCAGGCCCATGCGGCGCGCTCGATGTTGAACTGA
- a CDS encoding ATP-binding protein, with protein MSLPLTRRIARAALLVAAGAAAGVGAAGSASAAPSLPATPNLGGLTALDGASVGNTVDGAAQNLTGTAGETGGKTVQKAVPAAGKTSGKAVKKATPAAQKTAGDAAGSAGDIVGDTTSTATKGGLPTDSLTKGGLPAADQLPVKSLPLG; from the coding sequence ATGTCCCTCCCCCTGACCCGACGGATCGCCCGTGCCGCGCTGCTCGTCGCTGCGGGAGCGGCTGCCGGGGTCGGTGCGGCCGGCTCCGCCAGTGCGGCCCCCTCGCTGCCGGCCACCCCGAACCTCGGCGGACTGACCGCCCTGGACGGGGCGAGCGTCGGCAACACCGTCGACGGTGCCGCGCAGAACCTGACCGGAACCGCGGGCGAGACCGGCGGCAAGACGGTCCAGAAGGCGGTGCCCGCCGCGGGCAAGACCAGCGGCAAGGCCGTGAAGAAGGCGACGCCGGCGGCGCAGAAGACGGCGGGTGACGCGGCGGGCTCGGCCGGTGACATCGTCGGTGACACGACGTCCACGGCGACGAAGGGCGGACTGCCGACGGACTCCCTGACCAAGGGCGGGCTGCCGGCCGCCGACCAGCTGCCGGTCAAGAGCCTCCCGCTCGGCTGA
- a CDS encoding sensor histidine kinase, producing MSSVGIGQRPQNRRQKAVKFFWIGIWLAYLSAPVNDLLHGGHSDGVQVLGWIGLVAFVAWYLALVFRTGRGETNGLVFGSLAVLAAQSSVLSLTLGREWLVLFVYVSICSGAALPFHLARWTIPAASALLTGLAFVIPGGTSFLGGLLLPALLGGFAMTGVREIIRTSIELREARATVAQLAANEERLRLARDLHDLLGHSLSVITLKSELAGRMLPDHPDRAAQQVADIEQVSRQAMVDVREAVTGYRRPRLATELAGARVALTAAGVTAELPAEPDLTGVPEQSESALAWALREAVTNVVRHSGARRCAVDLVRHQTLDGPLLELRVEDDGSGSPGSGPGNGLTGLTERLEKAGGTLEAGGTRQGFRLVARVPAGSAADVGSAP from the coding sequence GTGAGCAGCGTCGGCATCGGGCAACGCCCGCAGAACCGCAGGCAGAAGGCCGTCAAGTTCTTCTGGATCGGCATCTGGCTCGCCTACCTCAGTGCGCCCGTGAACGACCTGCTGCACGGCGGGCACAGTGACGGCGTCCAGGTCCTCGGCTGGATCGGCCTGGTCGCCTTCGTCGCCTGGTACCTGGCCCTGGTCTTCCGCACCGGACGCGGCGAGACCAACGGCCTGGTGTTCGGCTCGCTGGCGGTCCTCGCCGCCCAGTCGTCCGTCCTGTCCCTCACCCTGGGCCGTGAGTGGCTGGTGCTGTTCGTGTACGTGTCGATCTGCTCCGGTGCCGCGCTCCCCTTCCACCTCGCCCGCTGGACGATCCCGGCCGCGTCCGCGCTGCTGACCGGGCTCGCCTTCGTGATCCCCGGCGGCACGTCGTTCCTGGGCGGACTGCTCCTGCCGGCCCTCCTCGGCGGCTTCGCCATGACCGGCGTACGCGAGATCATCCGTACGAGCATCGAGTTGCGCGAGGCCCGCGCCACCGTCGCCCAGCTCGCCGCCAACGAGGAGCGTCTGCGCCTCGCCCGCGACCTGCACGACCTGCTCGGCCACTCCCTCTCCGTCATCACCCTGAAGAGCGAACTCGCCGGCCGCATGCTCCCCGACCATCCCGACCGGGCGGCCCAGCAGGTCGCCGACATCGAACAGGTCAGCCGCCAGGCCATGGTGGACGTCCGTGAGGCCGTCACCGGCTACCGCCGCCCCCGTCTGGCCACCGAACTCGCGGGCGCCAGGGTCGCGTTGACGGCGGCGGGTGTGACCGCCGAACTGCCCGCCGAACCCGACCTCACCGGCGTCCCCGAGCAGAGCGAGTCCGCCCTCGCCTGGGCGCTGCGCGAGGCGGTCACCAACGTCGTACGGCACAGCGGCGCCCGGCGCTGCGCGGTGGACCTCGTCCGGCACCAGACCCTGGACGGCCCGCTCCTGGAACTCCGCGTCGAGGACGACGGCTCGGGGAGTCCGGGCAGCGGTCCCGGCAACGGCCTGACCGGCCTCACCGAACGCCTGGAGAAGGCCGGCGGCACCCTGGAGGCGGGCGGCACCCGACAGGGCTTCCGCCTGGTCGCCCGGGTGCCGGCGGGCTCCGCGGCCGACGTAGGATCCGCCCCATGA
- a CDS encoding TIGR00730 family Rossman fold protein encodes MATGNPEGAQQPPEEKRLGPVLRRRGQVQASTTDQRLLDAGGPSDWVHTDPWRVLRIQSEFIEGFGTLAELPPAISVFGSARTPADSPEYEAGVRLGRGLVEAGFAVITGGGPGAMEAANKGACEAQGISVGLGIELPFEQGLNPYVDIGLNFRYFFVRKMMFVKYAQGFVVLPGGLGTLDELFEALTLVQTQKVTRFPIVLFGSEYWGGLIDWLKNTLIAQGKASEKDLLLFHVTDDVDEAVALVSKEAGR; translated from the coding sequence ATGGCTACAGGCAACCCGGAGGGCGCGCAGCAGCCACCGGAGGAGAAGCGCCTGGGACCGGTCCTCCGCAGGCGCGGCCAGGTCCAGGCGAGCACGACCGACCAGCGGCTGCTGGACGCGGGCGGCCCGTCCGACTGGGTCCACACCGACCCCTGGCGCGTCCTGCGCATCCAGTCCGAGTTCATCGAGGGCTTCGGCACGCTCGCCGAACTCCCGCCCGCCATCAGCGTGTTCGGCTCGGCGCGGACACCGGCGGACTCACCCGAGTACGAAGCGGGCGTACGGCTCGGCCGCGGCCTGGTCGAAGCGGGCTTCGCCGTCATCACCGGCGGCGGTCCCGGCGCCATGGAGGCCGCCAACAAGGGCGCCTGCGAGGCGCAGGGCATCTCCGTCGGCCTCGGCATCGAGCTCCCCTTCGAGCAGGGGCTCAACCCCTACGTCGACATCGGGCTCAACTTCCGGTACTTCTTTGTGCGAAAAATGATGTTTGTCAAGTACGCACAAGGCTTCGTGGTGCTGCCTGGCGGCCTCGGCACCCTCGACGAACTCTTCGAGGCCCTCACCCTCGTCCAGACCCAGAAGGTCACCCGCTTCCCCATCGTCCTCTTCGGCAGCGAGTACTGGGGCGGCCTCATCGACTGGCTCAAGAACACCCTGATCGCCCAGGGCAAGGCCTCCGAGAAGGACCTGCTCCTCTTCCACGTCACGGACGACGTGGACGAGGCGGTGGCGTTGGTGTCCAAGGAGGCGGGGCGCTAG
- a CDS encoding ABC transporter ATP-binding protein, with product MTTTPSVVAFDQVSKAYGEVRAVDGLTLSLRAGETVALLGPNGAGKSTTLDLLLGLKNADSGTVRLFGTTPREALVAGRVGAMLQSGGLMDEVTVAELVRLACALHPKPYPVADVLSRAGIAQLADRKVDKLSGGQAQRVRFALATAGDSDLIVLDEPTTGMDVTTRQGFWATMREQADQGRTVLFATHYLEEADAIADRVLVLHRGRLLADGTAAEIKAKAGARRVSFDLEGPIDEPALRGLPFLTTIGISGRTVRIQSSDADATVHALYGLGLHPRNLEVAGLGLEQAFVAITTAEEAKQQ from the coding sequence ATGACTACGACACCCTCGGTGGTCGCGTTCGACCAGGTGAGCAAGGCATACGGCGAGGTCCGGGCCGTGGACGGTCTGACCCTGAGCCTGCGGGCGGGGGAGACCGTCGCGCTGCTGGGTCCCAACGGCGCCGGCAAGTCGACCACCCTCGATCTGCTGCTCGGGCTGAAGAACGCAGACAGCGGAACCGTCCGCCTCTTCGGCACCACCCCGCGTGAAGCGCTCGTCGCCGGGCGCGTGGGCGCCATGCTCCAGAGCGGCGGGCTGATGGACGAGGTGACGGTCGCGGAGCTGGTGCGGCTGGCCTGCGCCCTGCACCCGAAGCCTTATCCGGTCGCCGACGTGCTGTCCCGCGCGGGCATCGCCCAGCTCGCCGACCGCAAGGTCGACAAGCTCTCCGGCGGCCAGGCCCAGCGGGTGCGCTTCGCCCTCGCCACGGCCGGCGACAGCGACCTGATCGTCCTCGACGAGCCGACCACCGGCATGGACGTCACCACCCGCCAGGGCTTCTGGGCCACCATGCGCGAACAGGCCGACCAGGGCCGTACGGTCCTCTTCGCCACCCACTACCTGGAAGAGGCCGACGCGATCGCGGACCGGGTGCTGGTCCTGCACCGCGGCCGTCTCCTCGCCGACGGCACGGCCGCCGAGATCAAGGCGAAGGCGGGCGCCCGCCGGGTCTCCTTCGACCTGGAGGGCCCGATCGACGAGCCCGCGCTGCGCGGGCTGCCGTTCCTCACCACGATCGGGATCTCCGGCCGGACCGTCCGCATCCAGTCCTCCGACGCCGACGCGACCGTCCACGCCCTCTACGGCCTCGGCCTCCACCCGCGCAACCTCGAAGTCGCCGGGCTCGGCCTGGAGCAGGCCTTCGTCGCCATCACCACCGCCGAGGAGGCGAAGCAGCAGTGA
- a CDS encoding response regulator transcription factor has product MTSRTIRVLLAEDQSMVREALAALLGLEDDIEVVAQVARGDEVLAAAHAHDVDVALLDIEMPGATGIEAAARLHKELPALKLVVLTTFGRPGYLRSAMEAGADAFLVKDAPAAQLAEAVRKVLAGERVIDPTLAAAALAEGANPLTDREREVLRAAEDGSTNAELATALHLSQGTVRNYLSTAIQKLAVRNRAEAVRIAREKGWL; this is encoded by the coding sequence ATGACCAGCCGCACGATCAGGGTCCTGCTCGCCGAGGACCAGTCGATGGTCCGCGAGGCCCTCGCCGCCCTGCTCGGCCTGGAGGACGACATCGAGGTCGTCGCCCAAGTGGCCCGCGGCGACGAGGTCCTGGCCGCCGCCCACGCCCACGACGTGGATGTGGCCCTCCTCGACATCGAGATGCCGGGCGCGACGGGCATCGAGGCCGCCGCCCGGCTCCACAAGGAACTCCCGGCCCTCAAGCTGGTCGTCCTCACCACCTTCGGCCGCCCCGGCTACCTCCGCAGCGCCATGGAGGCCGGCGCCGACGCCTTCCTCGTCAAGGACGCCCCCGCCGCCCAACTGGCCGAAGCGGTGCGCAAGGTACTGGCGGGAGAGCGGGTCATCGACCCGACCCTGGCGGCAGCGGCCCTCGCGGAGGGCGCCAACCCCCTGACCGACAGGGAACGCGAGGTCCTCAGGGCGGCCGAGGACGGCTCCACCAACGCCGAACTGGCCACCGCCCTGCACCTGTCCCAGGGCACGGTACGGAACTATCTCTCCACCGCGATCCAGAAGCTGGCGGTCCGCAACAGGGCGGAGGCGGTCCGCATCGCGCGCGAGAAGGGCTGGCTGTAG
- a CDS encoding ABC transporter permease — MKGLIKLELTRALRNRKFLFFSVLYPSVLFLLIAGSADGTQKVDGTGLTVATYMMVSMASFGALTAVLMGNSERIAKERETGWVRQLRLTTLPGRGYVLAKTASAAVVSLPSIVVVFAVAASVKDVRLDAWQWLALTGAIWAGSLVFAALGVAIGYLASGDAVRPITMITYFGLSILGGLWMPTTTFPSWLQDIAEWVPTHAYAALGQAIEQSQAPHAKDIAVLAVFFALFTGGAAWLYRKDTLKA; from the coding sequence GTGAAGGGCCTCATCAAGCTGGAACTCACCCGCGCCCTGCGCAACCGCAAGTTCCTGTTCTTCTCCGTGCTCTACCCGTCGGTCCTGTTCCTGCTCATCGCGGGCAGCGCCGACGGCACCCAGAAGGTCGACGGCACCGGCCTCACCGTGGCGACCTACATGATGGTCTCCATGGCCTCCTTCGGCGCCCTCACCGCCGTCCTGATGGGCAACAGCGAGCGCATCGCCAAGGAGCGGGAGACCGGCTGGGTGCGCCAGCTGAGACTGACCACGCTGCCGGGCCGCGGCTACGTCCTCGCCAAGACCGCCAGTGCCGCGGTCGTCAGCCTGCCGTCCATCGTCGTGGTCTTCGCCGTCGCCGCGAGCGTGAAGGACGTACGGCTGGACGCCTGGCAGTGGCTCGCCCTCACCGGCGCGATCTGGGCCGGCAGCCTCGTCTTCGCCGCCCTCGGTGTCGCGATCGGCTACCTAGCGAGCGGGGACGCGGTCCGCCCGATCACGATGATCACCTACTTCGGGCTGTCCATCCTCGGCGGCCTGTGGATGCCCACGACGACCTTCCCGTCCTGGCTCCAGGACATCGCGGAGTGGGTGCCCACCCACGCGTACGCTGCCCTGGGACAGGCCATCGAGCAGAGCCAGGCCCCGCATGCCAAGGACATCGCCGTCCTCGCCGTCTTCTTCGCCCTCTTCACCGGCGGCGCGGCCTGGCTGTACCGGAAGGACACGCTGAAGGCGTGA
- a CDS encoding GNAT family N-acetyltransferase, whose amino-acid sequence MEISVTGRLEVRISAADVGKRVSVRRLTEPGVTHEKFTDTVGVLTSWDDGVLLITRRDGRSVRIPESALVAGKVVPAEPARRRGPAASYAELAPVASRAWRPVESERLGEWELRAAGGFTRRANSVLPLGAPGLPLDEALTVVRRWYGDRGLPARVQTATGAEGTQELLCAELERREWVREVTAELWTGGLAPVADRAGATGVVLSREADEAWLARYQRKGVSEVALRVLGSGPSVWFATVPSEDGGAPAAIGRCVVDGRWAGFAAVEVDPALRRQGLASRVMAALALRALDEGASAAWLQVEADNEGARALYTGMGFTAHHAYHHYREPVVSGEAR is encoded by the coding sequence GTGGAAATCTCTGTGACGGGACGCCTTGAGGTGCGTATCTCCGCAGCTGACGTGGGTAAACGGGTCTCCGTCCGCCGCTTGACGGAGCCTGGAGTCACGCACGAGAAGTTCACCGACACGGTGGGTGTTCTCACATCATGGGACGACGGTGTGCTGCTGATCACGCGACGGGACGGCCGAAGCGTCCGCATTCCGGAATCCGCGCTGGTCGCGGGCAAGGTCGTGCCCGCCGAGCCGGCCCGTCGCCGGGGTCCCGCGGCCTCGTACGCGGAACTGGCCCCGGTCGCCTCGCGGGCCTGGCGGCCGGTGGAGAGCGAACGGCTCGGGGAGTGGGAGCTGCGGGCCGCCGGCGGATTCACCCGGCGGGCCAACTCGGTGCTGCCGCTCGGCGCCCCGGGGCTGCCCCTCGACGAGGCCCTCACCGTCGTACGGCGGTGGTACGGCGATCGTGGTCTGCCCGCCCGGGTGCAGACCGCCACCGGCGCCGAGGGCACGCAGGAGCTGTTGTGCGCGGAGCTGGAGCGCCGGGAGTGGGTGCGGGAGGTGACCGCGGAGCTGTGGACCGGAGGGCTGGCGCCCGTCGCGGACCGGGCCGGGGCCACCGGGGTGGTGCTGTCCCGGGAGGCGGACGAGGCCTGGCTCGCGCGCTACCAGCGCAAGGGGGTGAGCGAGGTGGCGCTGCGGGTGCTGGGGAGCGGGCCTTCGGTGTGGTTCGCGACGGTGCCGTCCGAGGACGGGGGCGCACCCGCCGCCATCGGGCGGTGTGTCGTGGACGGGCGGTGGGCCGGTTTCGCCGCCGTCGAAGTGGATCCCGCGCTCCGGCGACAGGGGCTCGCCTCCCGGGTGATGGCCGCGTTGGCCCTCCGGGCGCTGGACGAGGGCGCGTCGGCCGCGTGGCTCCAGGTGGAGGCGGACAATGAGGGCGCGCGGGCCCTGTACACCGGCATGGGGTTCACGGCGCATCACGCGTACCACCACTATCGCGAGCCGGTGGTCTCCGGCGAGGCGCGGTAG
- the dapE gene encoding succinyl-diaminopimelate desuccinylase, translating into MADTPLDLTLDAARLTAQLVDFPSVSGTEKPLADAIETALRALPHLTVDRYGNNVVARTNLGRPERVILAGHIDTVPIAANVPSRLDDEGYLWGCGTCDMKSGVAVQLRIAATVPSPNRDLTFVFYDNEEVTADLNGLKHLSEAHPQWLEGDFAVLLEPTNNQVEGGCQGTLRMFLKFTGERAHSARAWMGSNAIHAAAPVLAKLAAYVPRKPVVDGLEFHEGLNAVRIEGGVATNVIPDACTVVVNFRYAPDRSEEEAEAFVREYFADCGVDEFVVDDHTGGARPGLNHPAAQAFMAAVGGEAFPKFGWTDVARFSSLGVPAVNYSPGEPLLAHKVDERVKASLIPVAEERLKAWLTS; encoded by the coding sequence ATGGCTGACACCCCCCTTGACCTCACCCTGGACGCCGCGCGGCTGACCGCGCAGCTCGTCGACTTCCCCTCCGTGAGCGGCACCGAGAAGCCCCTCGCGGACGCGATCGAGACCGCGCTGCGCGCCCTTCCGCATCTGACGGTCGACCGGTACGGCAACAACGTCGTGGCCCGGACGAACCTCGGCCGTCCGGAGCGGGTCATCCTCGCCGGCCATATCGACACCGTCCCCATCGCGGCCAACGTCCCCTCCCGGCTGGACGACGAGGGGTACCTGTGGGGGTGCGGCACCTGCGACATGAAGTCCGGGGTGGCGGTGCAGCTGCGCATCGCGGCGACCGTGCCGTCCCCGAACCGCGACCTCACCTTCGTGTTCTACGACAACGAGGAGGTCACCGCGGACCTCAACGGCCTCAAGCACCTGTCGGAGGCTCATCCGCAGTGGCTGGAGGGCGACTTCGCGGTCCTGCTGGAGCCGACCAACAACCAGGTCGAGGGCGGCTGTCAGGGCACTCTCAGGATGTTCCTGAAGTTCACGGGCGAGCGGGCGCACTCCGCGCGCGCGTGGATGGGCTCCAACGCCATCCACGCCGCCGCGCCGGTCCTCGCCAAGCTCGCCGCGTACGTGCCGCGCAAGCCGGTCGTGGACGGCCTGGAGTTCCACGAGGGCCTCAACGCCGTACGCATCGAGGGCGGTGTCGCCACCAACGTCATCCCGGACGCCTGCACGGTCGTCGTCAACTTCCGTTACGCGCCCGACCGCAGCGAGGAGGAGGCCGAGGCATTCGTGCGGGAGTACTTCGCGGACTGCGGCGTCGACGAGTTCGTCGTCGACGACCACACCGGCGGCGCCCGCCCCGGCCTGAACCACCCGGCCGCGCAGGCCTTCATGGCGGCCGTCGGCGGCGAGGCCTTCCCCAAGTTCGGCTGGACGGACGTGGCCCGCTTCAGCTCGCTGGGCGTGCCCGCGGTGAACTACAGCCCGGGGGAGCCGCTGCTGGCCCACAAGGTCGACGAGCGGGTGAAGGCGTCCCTGATCCCGGTGGCCGAGGAGCGCCTCAAGGCGTGGCTGACGTCATGA
- a CDS encoding bifunctional succinyldiaminopimelate transaminase/glutamate-prephenate aminotransferase yields the protein MSVVSDRLPTFPWDKLAPYKQRAGAHPGGIVDLSVGTPVDPVPDLIQKALVDAADSPGYPTVWGTPALRDAITGWVERRLGAREVTHRHVLPIVGSKELVAWLPTQLGLGPGDRVAYPRLAYPTYEVGARLARAQYEVYDDPTELDPEGLKLLWLNSPSNPTGRVLSKEDLTRIVAWARSHGILLFSDECYLELGWEADPVSVLHPDVNGGSYDGIVAVHSLSKRSNLAGYRAAFLAGDPAVLAPLLEIRKHGGMMTPMPTQAAVVAALGDDTHVREQRERYAARRVLLREALLSHGFRIEHSEASLYLWATRDESCWDTVAHLADLGILVAPGDFYGTAGDRFVRVALTASDERVRAAVDRL from the coding sequence GTGTCCGTAGTCTCCGACCGCCTGCCCACCTTCCCCTGGGACAAGCTGGCGCCGTACAAGCAGAGGGCCGGCGCGCACCCCGGCGGCATCGTCGACCTGTCCGTCGGCACCCCCGTCGACCCGGTCCCCGACCTGATCCAGAAGGCGCTCGTGGACGCGGCGGACTCCCCGGGCTACCCGACGGTCTGGGGCACTCCGGCGCTGCGCGACGCGATCACGGGCTGGGTGGAGCGCCGGCTGGGCGCGCGCGAGGTCACCCACCGGCACGTGCTGCCGATCGTGGGTTCCAAGGAGCTCGTCGCGTGGCTCCCCACCCAGCTGGGCCTCGGCCCCGGCGACCGGGTCGCTTACCCGCGCCTGGCCTACCCGACCTACGAGGTGGGCGCCCGGCTGGCCCGCGCGCAGTACGAGGTCTACGACGACCCGACGGAGCTGGACCCCGAGGGCCTGAAGCTGCTCTGGCTGAACTCCCCGTCGAACCCCACGGGCCGGGTCCTGTCCAAGGAGGACCTCACCCGGATCGTGGCCTGGGCCCGGTCGCACGGCATCCTGCTCTTCTCCGACGAGTGCTACCTGGAGCTGGGCTGGGAGGCCGACCCGGTCTCGGTCCTGCACCCGGACGTCAACGGCGGCTCGTACGACGGCATCGTGGCGGTCCACTCCCTGTCCAAGCGCTCGAACCTGGCCGGGTACCGCGCGGCCTTCCTGGCGGGCGACCCGGCCGTCCTGGCGCCCCTGCTGGAGATCCGCAAGCACGGCGGCATGATGACGCCGATGCCGACCCAGGCGGCCGTCGTGGCGGCCCTGGGCGACGACACCCACGTCCGCGAACAGCGGGAGCGCTACGCCGCCCGCCGTGTCCTCCTGCGCGAGGCCCTGCTCTCCCACGGCTTCCGCATCGAGCACAGCGAGGCCAGCCTCTACCTCTGGGCCACCCGCGACGAGTCCTGCTGGGACACCGTCGCCCACCTCGCCGACCTCGGCATCCTGGTGGCCCCGGGCGACTTCTACGGCACGGCGGGCGACAGGTTCGTCCGCGTGGCCCTGACGGCTTCGGACGAGCGGGTCAGGGCGGCCGTGGACCGTCTGTGA